A stretch of the Prochlorococcus marinus str. MIT 0918 genome encodes the following:
- a CDS encoding SDR family NAD(P)-dependent oxidoreductase has product MTTDVKRRIVITGATSGIGYQAALKMILDQHEIIVPCRDLASRERFINSLKKDNIIFSQIKYRVDLPIADLSDLKSIEEFTDKLIHQNKQIDTLILNAGLQYTGSKEIRRSKQNIELTFAVNHLSHQYITQRLMPLVCKSNYPRIIVTASEVHNPESSGGKIGQPAGLGEMLGIKSSLTFETIDGISTFNADKSYKDSKLCNILFTLELISRLQLNNFPVNVICWAPGLVIPRSKSGFFRYSRKYNEIGQIIFAFFARDVLHITETPEKAGQLLTEIATIFPNKPYQFLYLSNIIKRPGMMLLSKSNVSKEANDTSKAKELWDLTNEILKNFCELNTL; this is encoded by the coding sequence ATGACAACAGATGTTAAAAGAAGGATAGTTATTACTGGCGCAACTTCTGGAATTGGTTATCAAGCGGCCTTGAAAATGATATTAGATCAACATGAAATCATTGTTCCATGCAGAGATTTAGCAAGTAGAGAGAGATTTATTAATTCACTAAAAAAAGATAATATTATATTTTCTCAGATCAAATATAGAGTTGACCTACCTATAGCTGATTTGTCAGATTTAAAAAGTATTGAAGAATTTACTGACAAACTTATTCATCAGAATAAACAAATTGATACTTTAATACTTAATGCAGGCCTACAATATACAGGTTCTAAAGAAATAAGAAGATCTAAACAGAATATAGAATTGACTTTTGCAGTTAATCATCTTAGTCATCAATATATAACACAAAGATTAATGCCATTAGTTTGTAAGTCTAATTATCCAAGGATTATTGTTACGGCTTCTGAAGTTCATAATCCTGAGTCCTCAGGAGGCAAAATTGGACAACCAGCTGGATTAGGAGAAATGCTAGGAATAAAGTCATCATTAACATTTGAAACTATAGATGGAATTTCAACTTTTAACGCAGATAAGTCTTATAAGGATAGTAAATTATGTAATATCCTTTTTACATTAGAATTAATAAGTAGGTTACAGCTTAATAATTTCCCTGTTAATGTCATTTGCTGGGCACCAGGTTTGGTCATTCCTAGAAGTAAATCAGGTTTCTTTAGATATAGTCGTAAGTATAATGAAATTGGTCAAATTATATTTGCTTTTTTTGCTAGAGATGTCTTACATATTACAGAAACACCAGAAAAAGCAGGTCAGTTACTTACTGAGATAGCAACAATTTTCCCAAATAAACCTTATCAATTTTTATATCTTTCTAATATAATAAAAAGACCGGGCATGATGTTACTTTCGAAATCTAATGTCAGCAAAGAAGCTAATGATACTTCTAAAGCAAAGGAACTTTGGGATCTGACTAATGAAATTTTAAAAAATTTTTGTGAATTAAATACTCTTTAA